The Dioscorea cayenensis subsp. rotundata cultivar TDr96_F1 chromosome 19, TDr96_F1_v2_PseudoChromosome.rev07_lg8_w22 25.fasta, whole genome shotgun sequence genome includes a window with the following:
- the LOC120283490 gene encoding LOW QUALITY PROTEIN: rhodanese-like domain-containing protein 6 (The sequence of the model RefSeq protein was modified relative to this genomic sequence to represent the inferred CDS: deleted 2 bases in 2 codons), producing the protein MAESLRDGEGGEGVLLYYKYADVPDVAALASFYESRCRALGLLGRVRVAPHGVNVTIGGKMSLLRKHIAEMRSDTLFDGTDFKLASCHQPSNEKIAKECGFTDLSVRIVKELVTLSSNPSLKLPEISNVGRHLSAMDFHSFLQDAAENAVDSQESVRQKLILLDARNLYETRIGKFKISNVETLDPEIRQYSDLPAWIDEHSEQLRGKQVLMYCTGGIRCEMASAYIQSKGVGFENVFQLFGGIQRYMEQFPNGGYFKGKNFVFDHRISVGSLDGNILGACLICHSPFDDYSSRCRCKHCRMLVLVCYSCQGDNSERYVCELCQRHCKGDRTLPLKDDNPMDSDFTSDSSEYTAVELTSLDGRSTSVSDRPRRNGPSPQRKLRILCLHGFRQNASSFKGRTSSLAKKLKSMVEFTFIDAPHELPFIYQERPSKAEQNSKSSSSEQPPNLSNSIQQPSPQENSKKRFAWLVASDSNHTKELGWRMADMPFDPLQYQQQTSGFEESYNYIRQVVSHSGPFDGILGFSQGAAMAALICEKQQRNHGNHDILTFRFAILCSGFSACLDTIGKGSIKCPSLHIFGHKQGQDRQIRPDVSRELVQLFDEECAVVIEHDLGHIIPTQSPYIDQVKEFLVRFV; encoded by the exons ATGGCGGAGAGCCTCCGTGATGGGGAAGGAGGAGAAGGGGTCCTCCTCTACTATAAATACGCCGACGTACCTGATGTGGCTGCACTCGCGAGCTTCTATGAGTCCCGTTGCCGTGCCCTCGGTCTCCTCGGTCGCGTCCGCGTCGCTCCCCATGGCGTCAATGTCACT ATTGGTGGGAAGATGTCATTACTTAGGAAGCACATTGCGGAAATGAGGTCTGACACCTTATTTGATGGAACTGACTTCAAACTTGCATCCTGTCATCAACCTTCTAATGAGAAGATTGCGAAGGAGTGCGGATTCACAGACCTCTCTGTTCGTATTGTCAAG GAATTAGTTACTTTGAGTTCAAATCCTTCACTGAAGTTACCAGAAATTTCCAATGTTGGAAGGCATCTCTCAGCAATGGATttccattcttttctccaaGATGCTGCTG AAAATGCTGTGGACTCTCAGGAGTCTGTGCGTCAGAAACTAATTTTATTGGACGCAAGG AATCTATATGAGACAAGGATTGGCAAGTTCAAGATTTCTAATGTGGAGACTTTAGATCCAGAAATAAGACAATACAGTGATTTACCCGCTTGGATTGATGAACATTCTGAGCAACTGCGTGGCAAACAAGTCCTTAT GTATTGCACTGGTGGCATTAGATGTGAGATGGCATCAGCCTACATCCAGTCCAAAGGTGTAGGTTTTGAGAATGTGTTTCAG TTGTTTGGTGGAATTCAAAGATATATGGAGCAATTTCCTAATGGGGGCTATTTTAAAGGAAAGAATTTTGTCTTTGATCATAG GATATCAGTCGGAAGTCTGGATGGAAATATTCTCGGAGCTTGTCTAATATGTCATTCTCCCTTTGATGATTATTCATCTAGGTGCAGATGTAAGCACTGTAGGATGCTTGTATTGGTGTGTTACAGCTGTCAG GGTGACAACAGTGAAAGATATGTCTGCGAGCTGTGCCAGAGACATTGCAAGGGTGACAGAACTTTGCCATTAAAAGACGACAACCCAATGGATTCAGATTTCACATCTGATTCATCTGAATATACTGCAGTGGAATTAACCTCCTTAGATGGTCGTTCAACTTCTGTCTCTGACAGGCCTAGAAGAAATG GTCCTAGCCCTCAAAGGAAGTTAAGGATTCTCTGCTTGCACGGTTTCAGGCAGAATGCGTCAAGTTTCAAAGGAAGGACATCTTCACTGGCTAAAAAACTTAAGAGTATGGTAGAGTTCACTTTCATTGATGCGCCACATGAGCTACCGTTTATTTATCAAGAACGGCCTAGCAAAGCAGAACAAAACTCCAAGAGCTCTTCATCGGAGCAGCCTCCAAATTTAAGCAATTCAATCCAGCAACCGTCACCGCAAGAGAACAGCAAGAAACGATTTGCATGGCTGGTTGCTTCCGACTCTAACCACACCAAAGAATTAGGCTGGAGGATGGCAGATATGCCATTTGATCCTCTGCAGTATCAGCAACAAACATCTGGATTCGAAGAATCCTATAACTATATCAGGCAAGTGGTATCACATTCGGGCCCCTTTGATGGGATCCTTGGTTTCTCACAAGGAGCCGCCATGGCTGCCTTGATCTGTGAGAAGCAACAGAGAAACCATGGCAACCATGAC ATCTTGACTTTCAGATTTGCAATCTTATGTTCTGGCTTCTCAGCATGTCTGGATACAATTGGCAAGGGTTCCATAAAATGCCCATCATTGCATATCTTCGGTCATAAACAGGGCCAAGACAGGCAGATTAGACCTGATGTTAGCAGAGAACTTGTTCAATTGTTTGACGAAGAGTGTGCCGTGGTCATTGAGCATGACCTTGGTCATATAATCCCGACACAGTCGCCATACATTGATCAGGTTAAAGAATTCCTTGTTCGTTTTGTATGA
- the LOC120283489 gene encoding uncharacterized protein LOC120283489, whose amino-acid sequence MALIAINPTKRYSVPESVDVPLTEKEEKLSHDRVVDGDDLFKGEEKCRSSNGFGKRDNTKMGTGKKNKQRPSSVSSNDLLNDGIPSSDQSNDVPSEVADAVDSGLLSDASQLRGNGSPILGSKSRLSNSTRGRFDGTLWQNVMGIFSFSDTAVCRSIGSFIMFIIKAVNGWIERQKPWVNSLTSAIHDACDNMHVQVKHFSPIICARVVQFAKLMVLLVMVWLDCNVRGLDSLLRLGITSFFTLLWCSILSMAAMAGITKMVILMVFAVLVGIFVGVTLAVLLVAFCSTLILWLYGSMWTTGFVVLFGGITFALSHERMALLVTTLYSLYCARSYVGWIGLLFGLNLSFISSDVLGHFLKNNISEHGSNTGQNQGRAGQFYGEDMNGSSADDAFPSSSTRPADRSTSDPSTSGAETELTSENEVARLLNCNDHYSALGFARYENVDISTLKREYRKKAMLVHPDKNMGHEKAADAFKKLQNAYEVLLDSLKRKTYDDELRREEILNYFRRFQAASQKNGRHNFFSSGFTHFEAEADGTHGESRRIACKKCNDFHIWICVDRSKSQARWCQECKDYHQAKDGDGWVEQSSHPLLFGLLQKMEAPCAFVCAESRIYDATEWFICQGMRCPANTHKPSFHVNTSVMSRHNSAKGTSSSHRGGGPMPATMDEPMTEEQFFEWFQNAVQAGMFEGNANTSNENSSPKTGSSSSKGNSKKKKKG is encoded by the exons ATGGCTTTGATCGCCATAAATCCAACAAAAAGATACTCAGTTCCGGAGTCTGTTGATGTGCCTCTGactgagaaagaagagaaattgTCACATGACAGAGTGGTGGATGGTGATGATCTCTTTAAAGGAGAAGAAAAGTGCAGGTCAAGTAATGGGTTTGGAAAGAGAGACAATACCAAGATGGGAACTGgtaagaaaaataagcaaagacCCAGCAGTGTTTCTTCCAATGATTTGTTAAATGATGGAATCCCAAGTTCTGACCAGTCAAATGACGTGCCAAGTGAAGTGGCAGATGCTGTAGATAGTGGTCTGTTATCTGATGCATCTCAATTGAGAGGGAATGGCTCGCCAATTCTTGGCAGCAAGAGCAGATTATCTAATTCTACAAGGGGCAGATTTGATGGTACATTATGGCAGAATGTGATGGGCATTTTTTCTTTCTCAGATACTGCAGTCTGCAGGAGTATaggatctttcattatgtttattataaaagCAGTCAATGGATGGATAGAGCGCCAAAAACCATGGGTCAACTCTTTAACAAGTGCTATACATGATGCTTGTGATAATATGCATGTTCAAGTCAAGCATTTTTCCCCAATTATTTGTGCGCGGGTTGTACAATTTGCAAAGCTGATGGTTCTTCTAGTGATGGTTTGGCTGGACTGCAATGTTAGGGGGCTTGATTCTCTGCTACGGTTGGGGATAACATCCTTCTTCACTTTACTTTGGTGCTCTATCCTATCAATGGCTGCAATGGCTGGAATCACAAAGATGGTTATACTTATG GTGTTTGCTGTCTTGGTTGGAATTTTTGTTGGGGTAACTCTTGCTGTCCTGCTAGTTGCCTTTTGTTCTACCTTAATTTTGTGGCTGTACGGCAGCATGTGGACCACGGGATTTGTCGTCCTATTTGGAG GTATTACATTTGCTCTGAGTCATGAACGAATGGCACTCCTAGTTACTACATTATATTCTTTGTACTGTGCTAGAAGTTATGTTGGATGGATTGGTTTACTTTTTGGACTCAATCTGTCATTTATATCAAGTGATGTCCTTGGACACTTTTTGAAGAACAACATCAGTGAGCATGGATCAAATACTGGGCAAAATCAGGGTAGAGCAGGTCAGTTCTATGGTGAGGATATGAACGGTTCATCTGCAGATGATGCATTCCCATCTTCATCCACTAGACCAGCTGACCGCAGCACAAGTGACCCCTCAACAAGTGGGGCTGAGACTGAGTTAACATCTGAAAATGAAGTTGCGCGGCTGTTAAACTGTAATGACCATTACTCTGCTTTGGGGTTTGCCCGTTACGAGAATGTAGACATCTCCACCCTTAAGAGAGAATACAGAAAGAAG GCAATGCTTGTGCATCCTGATAAAAATATGGGCCATGAGAAAGCTGCAGATGCAttcaaaaaacttcaaaatgcaTATGAG GTTCTGCTAGATTCCTTGAAGAGAAAGACATATGACGATGAATTAAGGAGGGAAGAGATATTAAACTACTTTCGGAGATTCCAGGCTGCTTCACAAAAG AATGGAAGGCATAATTTCTTCAGTTCTGGATTCACTCATTTTGAGGCTGAAGCTGATGGGACTCATGGAGAATCAAGAAGAATAGCCTGCAAGAAGTGCAATGATTTTCACATCTGGATTTGTGTGGATAGATCCAAGTCCCAAGCAAGATGGTGCCAg GAGTGCAAAGATTACCATCAAGCAAAAGATGGTGATGGATGGGTGGAGCAATCGTCTCATCCTCTTTTGTTTGGACTACTGCAGAAG ATGGAAGCACCATGCGCGTTTGTCTGTGCTGAAAGCCGGATATATGATGCAACTGAATGGTTTATTTGTCAG GGCATGAGATGTCCTGCAAATACGCACAAGCCAAGCTTCCATGTGAACACTAGTGTAATGTCAAGACATAACAGCGCCAAGGGAACAAGCTCCTCCCACAGAGGTGGCGGTCCGATGCCTGCTACAATGGATGAGCCCATGACTGAGGAACAGTTCTTTGAGTGGTTCCAAAATGCAGTGCAGGCAGGAATGTTTGAAGGTAATGCTAATACATCAAATGAGAACTCTTCTCCCAAAACCGGCAGCAGTAGCTCGAAAGGCAActccaagaaaaagaagaaagggtaA